A segment of the Meriones unguiculatus strain TT.TT164.6M chromosome 10, Bangor_MerUng_6.1, whole genome shotgun sequence genome:
GCAGGAGGCCAAAAAAAGAGCATCAGGTCCCAAGACTGGAATTATAGATGCTTACtagccaccatgtagatgctgggaatccagcctggccctctggaagaacagctgctgaaccatttcttcagcccttGTACGGGGCTCTAACATCTCTCCCTCAAAGATGTGAGTGCAGACAGTTAGCGCCTGCATGCTGGGCCCATTTGTGACTATCCACTCACCTTCCCCGTGCTCATCCGTGTACTGAAAGGCCTGGACTAGGCGGAGAGCCTCATCCACAGATCGTCCCACAGGGAGGTCATTGATTGTGATCTGGCGAAGGATACCCTTGGCATCGATTATAAAGAGGCCCCTGAAGATGGGAAGGTCCACAGTGAGGAGCTGGGAGACCCCAGGGTAAGGAACACCCACCCACCACCACAGTGGTTGGCCCTTTCAGCCTGGAGGTAGGTGTCTCTGGGGCTGGGCCGAGGTCCCCGCTGTACCTGTAAGCAATGCCCTCATCATTTTTCAAAACGCCATAATTCTGGGACAAGCTTtttgtcacatcagcaagcagggGGATGTTCAGGGGGCCCAGGCCTCCCTCCTTCCGTGGGGTGTTGATCCTGAGGGTGAGAGAGACATGGTTGTGTGCCCAGGACAGCAGAATTCTCCCCTGGGGCCACCAGTGTGATAACGGCTGGAGTGGGGGTACTGGAAGCAAGAGATAAAGGCTTAAAACAAGGCTGGgccaccccacccaccccaccctggGGATGGCGGTGAAGCTGGGAGGGTGGCCCCAAAGCTCCGACTTGGAATGGCTCCACTTGTGCCCGTGGCCCCAGTACCTTGCTGTGGGGACTCCCACATTAAAGTTAGCCAACAGCAGTGACAGAGCCTGAGGCTTGGAACTGAGCTAGTTCTGAAAGAGGAGGGGGTTCCCGCCATTATCTAGTTCTGGTCTAGCATCATAACCCATTAAGACTTGGGAACTAGTGTTTTCCCTCCCATGAAATATGGCAAGGCAGCCTGTCTTCTGAGAACGCGAAGCATCTGCAGTCTCCTGTGCTTTCCTGGTGCCAAGCGCGTTACTGTCAGTAAGGGCGTGGGGGTCATTCTTTCTAAGACAGAATTTGTCCTGAATGTGTGCTTTCCTcatcctctctgttcctcccccccccccgcagcccCATACCACGCCAGGTGGGTGAACTGGGAGTCCACAGACACCCCGAGCACCTCGCAGCCCAGCTTTCGGAAGTCCTCGGCATGGTTGCTAAAAGCGATGATCTCCGTGGGGCATACGAAAGTGAAGTCCAGGGGATAGAAAAAGAGGACCACGTACTTCCCTAAGGAAGAGCCGAACGGAGAGAAGTTAGTTCCAGACGTGGCCTCGGTCCCCTCCTGGTCCCCCTCCGACGGCCTCACCTCTGTAGTCGGAAAGCTTGATTTCCTTGAAGGCGCCATCCACCACCGCGGTGGCCGTGAAGTCAGGGGCCGGCTTTCCGATCTGCGCGTCGCCGGAGGCCATGACTGAAGGCAGAGACCCACGCAAAGCTTGTCAGACCCTTTGTCTTGCCCTCCCAAGGTCACCCTTGGGGCTGAGCCTAGACACTGAATCCGAGGGACGCAAGAAGCAGAACTAATATTCACCCTCCTAGTACAAGGTCTGCAAGGCCTCTGGAGTCCCGCCCCCCCAAACAGGCACGAGTGATGGGGTCACCGCTGCTACCCGAATTATGGAGTCAGtcggagggaagggagggggacgCGAGCCCCTAGCTCCAGAACTGGATGGCTAGGCCAAGAGCGAGGGGACGAGCTCAGCAATCTGGCCTGCAAGCCAGGGCTTGGGCCTTGCTTTCCACCACGCAAGGACAAAGGCGGCCACCATAGAGCATGAAAAACAAAGGCTGCCATCAGGGAGGTCGCAATAGGGCCAGAACCACACCAGTGGGCTCTTCCCGCTGTTGTGCATTCTGGGTTTCCATACCTGCGTGGGCACGAGCCGGACACGCGGAAGACCAGACTCCACAGGAGACAGAACAGAGACCTCAGAGCCAAAAGAGCCGTAGGCCCACGAGCCTTTTATGCTCGGTCCAAACCACACAGTGCAGGGAGCGGGGAGGTGGGCGGGACAGCGCGGCGGTCGGATCCATTGTGCCTGCAGAGGGGGACCGCGGGGCCGGTCCACGTGCTTGCACAAGGGTTGGATGGGGTGTGCCCTTAGGGACGCCGGGATTGTCTGCGCTGCGGGCCCCGCGCGGGCCTGGCCCCGGGAGCGCGCTGGGGTCGGTTGGAGGCCGGGCATGGCCCGGAGCCGCCTGGCTCTGTTGCTGCCAGCACTGGTGCTCTCTGGTCTGGTGTCCCCTGCCCAAATCTACCCGGACTACCAGTACTTTGGCCAGCTGGGTGAAGGTGACACCTGGGAGCAGCTGAGGCGAAAGGGTAAACCAGCAGGTGGTGGGAGTAAGGATTTGGAAAGCTCCAAAGGCCTCCCTTGGCCAGCCCGCTACAAACAGACCCTCTTTGGCTGCGTTCAAATCTCTGCTCAGCTCAGCACTGGCGATGCCCCCAGGGACTGGCCACTTTTTTCTGAAAGTGCTGGTTTCTCATCtctgagttgtttttgttttgttttgtttcaacttTACTGAAATTTTACTGCTATGCCCCAACAGAGCATTACCTTTTGTTCTCAGCATCTTGCTCTGGTAATATACACTGGCAGTCCGTTGTCAGGAGAGGAGACAATAAACAACCTATAAAACCTAGCGTTAGGAGGGTGGAGACAGAGAAACTGCCCAGTCAGCTTGAGAAGCCAGCGAAGGTGTGGTGAAGACGGTAGTGAGCAATACAACTGGAATGACTAGCAGAGTTAAAATTGCAAAGATTGGGAGTCAGTGTCCCCGCGAGAGGGAACAGCAGGCACAAAGGCCCAGAGGCCTAagggaagaatggataaagggAGGTGTCATTTTGCAAAGACCTGCTGAGGAAGGGTGTGAGGCCCAGCCTTGTGAGTCCCCTACACGAGAAAGAGCTCTGATAAGGGTTGGGGTTGCACTCTTGGCTCAGTTTGGTGGAGCACTAGCCCAGCATGCGTGGACCCTCCCCCAGAGCTGTATAGGTTACTGTAGCATTGCACACCCAGCgtttgggaggaggaggagtcagTCGCtctgaagttcaaagtcatctttggctAGCAAAGAAGTTGGAAGCCAGCTTGGGAGAGATGAGGCtctggggttttgttgttattttgtttttaaaaaacaagaaagggggatacaaagtgaataaattgtaataaattaagcaaacaaacaaacaaaaaggagccATATAggcgtggtggctcacgcctccctctgggaggtagaggcaggaggattgctgtgtgagttggaggccagcctggtctacaaagtgagttcaggacagccaaggctacacagagaaatcctgtcttggaaaaaggaagaaaaaaaaaaaaaaaggaaagaaggaaaggaaagaaagaaaggagcccTGTGAAGGGGTAGGTCAGTGGCAGTAGAGCACTTGACCAGgtgtgtgaggccctgagttAAGTCTctttacatttaaagaaaaaaataaaaacaacaacaacaacaacaaaaaacaacttgtaGCTGCTCCTAAGCATACAAATTACTTTGTTGCTACAAGTTAGCACAGCACCAGGGGCTTTAAGTACATCCATTATGTCAATTATATCATTTAACTTCCCATCTGTCAGCCCTGCTACTCATGCGCCACTGGGCCTGCTAGGTAGGCCCATGATCAAGTCCCTGAGGACAAAGTCAACTTTGGATGTCAGGTGTGCAAGACCAGGAGTCCACACTCCCAGCTGAGCCGGCTAGCAGAGGTTAGAGGGGTCAGCTTGCAGCTGTGGCGAACTGTGTCAGTTTGAAAGAGTGGCTTGCTCTCCCTAGGCCTCCTCACAGGCACAGTTCTCGCTACGCTATTATGCTCCTTAGCTTTGTCCCTCCCTGGACAAATCCCTGGTTAAGGGGTTAATTCCCCCACCTGGGTTTTCATGTCCACCCTCCATCTGCAGTAGTGGAAGACTCATTTCTAGGCTCGTGGGGAAAGTGGCGTTGTTTTTGCCATCTGGGTAAACAAGGACGCAGCCGTCAGGTGCTGCGCACAGCACCAGTCCCCATGTTCGTGGACCGAGAGAACCTGTTCCAGATGAGGCCATGCCGGCAACAGGATTGTTCATCTTGCTCCCGGACAGACTGCGACTGGAGGGCCTGAGCAGAGGTGAGCCATAGAGGAGGAGGCAGTCAATAGAGAAGCTGGTAGGACTGGCTAGCAGATCCAGGAGTGGGCAGGAGGCGGTGAGACGGGAGGCGGTGAGACGGGAGGCGGTGGGACGGGAGGCGGTGGTGGCTGGTTTGAGGTGAGGCTCAAAGACTGCGGCTTGGGGAGCATACAGCTGATCTCACACCCAGCAGCCTGACAgccagggagaaggcaggaaaggctgGCGGGAGTGAGCCCTGTGGAAGGTTCCGGCCTGTGATTcaaggagaatcaagagttcaaaatcaacctgggctacatagcaaggtcaAGGCCATTTAAGGCTACTTGAGAtcctgtcttcaaaaaaaaagaagcagaagcagaaaaggaaagggTTGAAGATGGTAGCACAAAAGAGGCAGGTGATAGAGGAACCAGGACTTAGAGGGCAGCCATGACTTTGATGAGAAACAAGATTCCACACAAAAGGACATGTGTCTCATTGACCAAGAAAACAACAGAGGAGTGTGGTTGGAGGAGCAGAGGGGTCTGGGAGATGTGGGCTTCCCTACGCTatcg
Coding sequences within it:
- the Prdx2 gene encoding peroxiredoxin-2; protein product: MASGDAQIGKPAPDFTATAVVDGAFKEIKLSDYRGKYVVLFFYPLDFTFVCPTEIIAFSNHAEDFRKLGCEVLGVSVDSQFTHLAWINTPRKEGGLGPLNIPLLADVTKSLSQNYGVLKNDEGIAYRGLFIIDAKGILRQITINDLPVGRSVDEALRLVQAFQYTDEHGEVCPAGWKPGSDTIKPNVDDSKEYFSKHN